A genomic window from Pseudoalteromonas piratica includes:
- a CDS encoding flagellar basal body rod protein FlgF: MDKLLYIATSGAKQNMLGIAVKANNLANAKTTGFKADLEQARSMQAFGEGLPTRVFAMEERPGSRLSAGAMSMTGRELDIAIGENGWLAVQDANGEEAYTRSGNLKMSETGQLFTANGLPVIGEAGPVILPLPIEKVQISKDGMIQVRPQGAPANFIEDIDRLKLVSAYGVQPLEKGLDGLFRNKEGEVLDTDPNMTVTSGALEMSNVNPVDEMVGMISHQRQFELQVKMMKTAEKIDESQSSLMRIY; encoded by the coding sequence ATGGATAAACTACTTTACATCGCCACCTCAGGTGCAAAACAAAACATGCTGGGTATCGCAGTTAAAGCGAATAACCTCGCGAATGCGAAAACAACGGGCTTTAAGGCTGACTTAGAACAAGCACGTTCAATGCAAGCATTTGGCGAAGGTTTACCAACACGTGTTTTTGCCATGGAAGAAAGACCTGGTTCGCGTTTAAGTGCAGGCGCGATGTCAATGACAGGTCGAGAACTCGATATTGCGATTGGCGAAAATGGTTGGTTAGCTGTGCAAGATGCTAATGGTGAAGAAGCCTACACGCGTTCAGGCAATTTAAAGATGAGCGAAACAGGCCAGCTTTTTACTGCTAATGGCTTACCGGTAATTGGTGAAGCTGGTCCGGTTATTTTGCCGTTGCCAATAGAGAAAGTGCAGATTTCGAAAGATGGCATGATCCAAGTGAGACCACAAGGGGCACCTGCAAACTTTATTGAAGATATTGATAGGCTCAAGTTAGTTAGTGCCTATGGTGTGCAGCCACTTGAAAAAGGGCTCGATGGCTTATTTAGAAATAAAGAAGGGGAAGTGCTTGATACTGACCCTAATATGACTGTAACGAGCGGTGCGTTAGAGATGTCTAATGTTAACCCGGTTGATGAGATGGTCGGCATGATCTCACACCAACGACAATTTGAGTTACAAGTCAAAATGATGAAAACAGCTGAGAAAATTGACGAAAGCCAATCTTCTCTAATGCGAATTTATTAA
- the flgG gene encoding flagellar basal-body rod protein FlgG, which translates to MHPALWISKTGIDAQQTDTSVISNNLANASTVGYKKSRAIFEDLLYQNINQPGGRSSQDTQLPSGLMLGAGSKVVATQKNFSQGNMLTTDNSMDWMIQGQGFFEVAMPDGSLAYTRNGQFTTDEEGRIVTSGAGYPLQPEMNVPDDAQQIIVSQDGEVSVRIAGQADNAVIGQLTISDFINPSGLEPMGQNLYTETAVSGAPVQGNPSIDGLGVIVQGSLETSNVNVTEELVNLIETQRVYEMNSKVISSVDEMLSYINQQL; encoded by the coding sequence ATGCATCCTGCATTGTGGATTAGTAAAACAGGTATCGATGCGCAGCAAACCGATACATCTGTGATCTCAAATAACTTAGCGAACGCAAGTACAGTTGGCTATAAAAAGAGTCGTGCAATTTTTGAAGATTTGCTCTATCAGAATATTAACCAACCGGGTGGCCGCTCATCACAAGATACTCAGTTGCCATCAGGCTTAATGCTTGGTGCGGGTTCGAAAGTGGTTGCAACACAAAAGAACTTCTCGCAAGGGAATATGTTAACTACCGACAATTCAATGGATTGGATGATTCAAGGACAAGGTTTTTTTGAAGTTGCTATGCCGGATGGTAGCCTCGCTTATACGCGCAATGGTCAATTTACTACAGATGAAGAAGGGCGAATTGTTACATCAGGTGCAGGTTACCCGTTACAACCAGAAATGAATGTGCCTGATGATGCGCAGCAGATTATCGTTTCTCAAGATGGTGAAGTGTCTGTACGTATTGCAGGGCAAGCTGATAATGCTGTAATTGGTCAGTTAACCATATCGGATTTTATCAATCCGTCTGGTTTAGAACCTATGGGTCAAAATTTATATACGGAAACCGCAGTCAGTGGGGCACCAGTGCAAGGTAATCCAAGTATTGATGGTTTGGGAGTAATTGTTCAAGGCTCACTTGAGACCTCAAACGTAAATGTAACAGAAGAGTTAGTTAACTTAATCGAAACGCAGCGAGTATATGAAATGAACTCGAAAGTCATTTCATCTGTTGATGAGATGTTAAGTTACATTAACCAGCAACTTTAG
- the flgH gene encoding flagellar basal body L-ring protein FlgH, which yields MGKLVLAIVSGVLLSGCVTTANRFVERDDPYYAPLYPEDTNVSQVNTGSLFNTHYSNDLYSDQKALRQGDIITVVLSESTQASKTAKTETDRETDFSLSPVTGLGGNAITINGDALQYGVGSEGSYKGDAKSDQSNSLNGNISVNVMRVLPNGNLVIRGEKWLTLNTGEEFIRLEGIVRPKDVSADNMVMSNRIANARIQYSGKGALADAQEAGWLSQFFLSPLNPF from the coding sequence ATGGGTAAGTTAGTTTTAGCAATTGTTTCAGGGGTGTTATTGAGTGGGTGTGTCACCACCGCGAATCGTTTTGTCGAACGTGATGACCCTTATTATGCGCCACTGTATCCAGAAGACACCAATGTTTCGCAAGTAAACACTGGGTCGCTATTTAATACTCACTACTCAAATGACCTCTACTCTGACCAAAAGGCATTGCGCCAAGGTGACATTATTACCGTTGTGTTGAGTGAATCGACACAAGCCTCTAAAACGGCAAAAACGGAAACCGATCGTGAAACCGATTTTTCATTATCTCCTGTTACTGGATTAGGTGGAAATGCTATTACCATTAATGGTGATGCACTGCAGTACGGTGTCGGTTCTGAAGGCTCCTACAAAGGGGATGCTAAATCGGACCAATCCAATAGCTTAAACGGTAATATTTCGGTCAATGTAATGCGTGTTTTACCGAATGGTAATTTAGTTATCCGTGGTGAAAAATGGTTAACGCTTAATACGGGTGAGGAATTTATTCGCTTAGAAGGCATTGTGCGTCCGAAAGATGTCAGCGCCGATAACATGGTGATGTCAAATCGCATTGCTAATGCGCGTATTCAATACTCAGGCAAAGGCGCACTCGCAGATGCGCAGGAAGCGGGTTGGCTTTCACAATTTTTCCTAAGCCCATTAAATCCTTTTTAG
- a CDS encoding flagellar basal body P-ring protein FlgI, producing the protein MRYFAFIIVLLGAIHFPASAERIKDVTAVEGVRNNQLVGYGLVVGLPGTGEKSSFTEQSFKAMLSSFGITLPANLKPKIKNVAAVAVHADLPPFIKPGQTIDVTVSSIGSALSLRGGTLIQTFLKGVDGNVYAIAQGSLVVSGLGAEGADGSKVLVNTPTVGRVPNGAIVERSVASPFNQGDHITFNLHRPDFSTAKALSDTINDLVGPNTATAMDAASVKVLAPRDPAQRVAYLATLENLEFEPADNSAKIIVNSRTGTIVIGKNVTLEPAAITHGGLTVTIAEQQNVNQPNPLAGGQTVVTEQSIIDVARDDTRAFVFDPGASLDDLVRAINEVGAAPGDLMAILEALKEAGAISGQLIVI; encoded by the coding sequence ATGCGATATTTTGCATTTATTATAGTATTACTTGGTGCAATTCATTTTCCGGCATCAGCTGAACGCATTAAAGATGTCACAGCCGTTGAAGGCGTGAGAAATAACCAGTTGGTAGGTTATGGCTTAGTTGTTGGTTTACCAGGTACAGGCGAAAAAAGTAGTTTTACCGAACAAAGCTTTAAAGCGATGTTAAGCAGCTTCGGTATTACGCTACCGGCGAATTTAAAGCCAAAAATAAAGAATGTTGCAGCCGTGGCTGTGCATGCCGATTTACCGCCCTTTATAAAGCCAGGACAAACTATTGATGTAACGGTTTCGTCAATTGGTAGTGCATTGAGCCTTCGTGGTGGTACGCTAATTCAAACTTTTTTGAAAGGCGTTGACGGCAACGTGTATGCGATTGCTCAGGGAAGTTTGGTGGTAAGTGGATTAGGTGCAGAGGGAGCCGATGGCAGTAAAGTGTTAGTAAATACACCAACTGTAGGGCGGGTCCCTAATGGCGCGATAGTAGAGCGTTCTGTTGCATCTCCTTTTAATCAGGGCGATCACATTACATTTAACCTACACCGTCCAGACTTTTCTACCGCAAAAGCGTTATCAGATACAATTAACGATCTTGTGGGTCCTAATACGGCAACGGCAATGGATGCAGCTTCTGTAAAAGTACTCGCGCCACGTGATCCAGCGCAACGTGTTGCCTATCTTGCGACCTTAGAAAATCTCGAATTTGAACCGGCAGATAATAGCGCGAAAATTATTGTTAATTCACGAACTGGCACCATTGTGATTGGTAAAAACGTTACCTTAGAACCTGCCGCGATAACTCATGGAGGTTTAACGGTAACGATTGCAGAGCAACAAAATGTAAATCAACCAAATCCGCTTGCTGGTGGTCAAACGGTTGTAACCGAGCAAAGTATCATTGATGTTGCTCGTGACGATACTCGTGCCTTTGTATTTGATCCCGGAGCAAGTTTAGATGATTTAGTGCGAGCCATTAATGAGGTTGGTGCAGCTCCAGGTGACCTAATGGCAATTTTAGAAGCGCTTAAAGAAGCCGGTGCTATTAGTGGGCAGTTAATTGTAATCTAA
- the flgJ gene encoding flagellar assembly peptidoglycan hydrolase FlgJ, which produces MDGNNINHQQSFFDLSNLNSLREEALQGDPDKKALKQVAAQFESIFTQMLFKSMRKANEAFEDEDSPFNASSVKFYRDMHDQQLSMELSQSGALGLADIIVEQLSPTPGKYTPASLFSPSQIAPMVSKPTEPVEEIKETVTASNDVKVIESEQSFVSELWQHAKQAAEKIGLSPAVMLAQSALETGWGKYVITKSDGQSSNNFFNIKADKSWQGDKAAKASLEFEDGVAVKKQSNFRAYNNIAESFDDFVNFLQQNPRYKSALKTTANPTEYLNELQKAGYATDPNYAQKIINVLSRSEFNDAIKSVASGINVKDMMKSSITGLGGSD; this is translated from the coding sequence ATGGATGGCAACAACATAAATCATCAACAAAGCTTCTTTGATTTAAGCAATTTAAACTCTTTGAGAGAAGAGGCATTGCAAGGCGATCCTGATAAAAAAGCACTAAAGCAGGTTGCAGCACAATTTGAATCTATTTTTACGCAAATGCTGTTCAAAAGTATGCGTAAAGCGAATGAGGCATTTGAAGATGAAGACAGCCCTTTTAATGCCAGTAGTGTGAAATTTTATCGCGATATGCATGATCAGCAGTTATCGATGGAATTATCGCAAAGTGGTGCACTAGGGCTTGCTGACATTATTGTTGAGCAGTTATCGCCAACACCTGGCAAGTACACTCCTGCAAGTTTATTTTCACCAAGTCAAATTGCACCTATGGTTTCTAAACCAACTGAGCCGGTAGAGGAAATCAAAGAAACTGTGACAGCTTCAAATGATGTAAAAGTAATTGAAAGTGAGCAATCATTTGTTTCTGAACTTTGGCAACATGCAAAACAAGCTGCCGAAAAAATTGGTTTAAGTCCTGCTGTTATGCTTGCGCAATCGGCGTTAGAAACAGGGTGGGGCAAATATGTGATAACCAAGAGCGATGGGCAAAGTTCCAACAACTTCTTTAACATCAAAGCGGATAAATCTTGGCAAGGTGACAAAGCAGCCAAAGCATCGCTCGAATTTGAAGATGGCGTGGCAGTGAAAAAGCAATCTAACTTCAGAGCTTACAACAACATTGCTGAAAGCTTTGATGATTTTGTAAACTTTTTACAGCAAAACCCTCGTTATAAATCAGCATTAAAAACAACAGCAAACCCAACTGAATATCTTAACGAGCTGCAAAAGGCTGGTTATGCAACTGACCCTAATTACGCACAAAAAATAATAAATGTACTCAGCAGAAGTGAATTTAATGATGCGATTAAATCAGTCGCTTCAGGAATCAATGTAAAGGATATGATGAAAAGTTCGATAACAGGTTTAGGAGGCAGTGACTAA
- a CDS encoding FlgK family flagellar hook-associated protein, with protein sequence MSFNLLNIANSGVRASSELLQTTSKNITNVNTEGYVRERTEHRTLFDNQVGLGQTFRLVNDFAQQQLNRDVSNLAFFNQFVDESARVDSLFAEESNSLSTSMNSLFNSLQESLNQPSSMVSRSLFFNDAQGYIDQLGRLSGIVFDQKTIVNDQLEIYTDEANGLINKISELNLAIASGSSGPDGSALNSTINQRDLAIKELAEYIDIETLDGPNGEKLVFMGTGEAVVMENGAFNLFSLSGDPDPNFKDLKLDVDSGKAIPLEVNTSLLKGKIGGLLAYREDILIPSQNKLGQLSLAMADAFNQQNRLGLDADGELGGDLFTIPTAGAYAYAANTGTAQVTGTVEAGKGSEIPATDFLIEYTAANQITVSALDKYGNPTGTPIVANVVAGQADSTTAVGGELFGLQINLTAGANVGDQFELKLNSDASTNIKLATNRPEDLALASPIRTSNNINNQGTGSISSSTVTDTSAAGFTAGPPPSLTNGPITVTKTANPNEFNITDGTPPVTTTVVLTPPYDNVLNQSGAPYNAYGFDFSLEGAPNAGDTFTIEFNTNGFDDNRNGLMLAGLQDKELVRANVDASPGGDNLTKLNEAYGNLITDVGIRTSSAKTNQVAFEALANQSNAWYESISGVNLDEEAANLLRFQQSYSAAAQILTTARTVFDTILNAAR encoded by the coding sequence ATGTCTTTTAATCTACTTAATATTGCAAACTCAGGAGTTCGCGCTAGCTCTGAGTTACTGCAAACGACCAGTAAAAATATCACCAATGTAAATACTGAAGGTTATGTTCGTGAACGTACAGAGCACAGAACACTCTTTGATAATCAAGTCGGTTTGGGTCAGACCTTTCGCTTGGTGAATGACTTTGCACAGCAACAATTGAATCGTGATGTATCTAATCTTGCTTTTTTCAATCAGTTTGTTGATGAATCTGCGCGAGTCGATAGTTTGTTTGCTGAAGAGTCTAATAGTTTATCAACTAGCATGAATTCTTTGTTTAATTCACTGCAAGAGAGTTTAAATCAACCTTCATCCATGGTAAGTCGCTCACTCTTTTTTAATGATGCACAAGGCTATATTGATCAATTAGGTCGACTTTCTGGCATTGTATTTGACCAAAAAACCATTGTTAATGATCAGCTTGAAATCTATACCGATGAAGCAAATGGACTTATTAATAAAATCAGCGAACTTAACCTTGCTATTGCATCGGGCTCTTCAGGACCTGATGGCAGTGCGCTTAATAGCACGATTAATCAGCGCGATTTAGCAATTAAAGAACTGGCAGAATACATCGATATTGAAACACTTGATGGCCCAAATGGTGAAAAGCTAGTTTTTATGGGCACAGGTGAAGCCGTGGTGATGGAAAATGGTGCATTCAATCTATTTTCTTTATCAGGTGACCCTGATCCAAATTTTAAAGACTTAAAACTCGATGTGGATTCAGGTAAAGCAATTCCTCTTGAAGTAAATACTAGTTTACTGAAAGGAAAAATTGGTGGTCTTTTAGCTTATCGAGAAGATATTCTAATTCCATCACAGAATAAACTTGGTCAGCTTAGCCTTGCAATGGCTGACGCGTTTAATCAGCAAAATAGATTGGGTTTAGATGCCGATGGTGAGTTAGGTGGCGACCTTTTCACCATTCCAACAGCGGGTGCTTATGCGTATGCTGCAAATACTGGTACAGCTCAAGTAACAGGTACAGTAGAAGCTGGCAAAGGCAGCGAAATTCCGGCAACCGATTTTCTAATTGAATATACAGCCGCAAACCAAATTACGGTTTCAGCACTTGATAAGTATGGCAACCCAACTGGGACGCCGATTGTTGCGAATGTGGTAGCGGGTCAAGCCGATTCAACCACCGCAGTTGGCGGAGAGTTGTTTGGTTTACAAATTAATTTGACTGCGGGTGCTAATGTTGGTGACCAATTTGAATTAAAATTGAACTCGGATGCCTCTACAAATATCAAGTTAGCTACTAATCGACCTGAGGATTTGGCACTCGCTTCACCAATTCGCACCAGTAATAATATTAATAACCAAGGTACAGGCAGTATTTCTTCTAGTACGGTCACAGACACAAGTGCTGCTGGCTTTACAGCAGGCCCGCCCCCTTCTTTAACTAATGGGCCAATCACTGTTACCAAAACCGCTAACCCGAATGAATTTAATATCACAGATGGTACGCCTCCAGTGACCACTACGGTCGTTCTGACGCCGCCCTATGACAATGTGTTGAATCAGTCCGGAGCTCCTTACAATGCTTACGGCTTTGATTTTAGTCTTGAAGGTGCTCCGAATGCAGGCGACACATTTACCATTGAATTTAATACCAATGGTTTTGATGATAATCGCAATGGCTTAATGCTTGCGGGGCTGCAAGATAAAGAGCTTGTTCGAGCAAATGTTGATGCATCTCCAGGGGGTGATAATTTAACAAAACTTAATGAAGCTTATGGCAATCTAATTACTGATGTGGGTATTAGAACTTCGTCAGCCAAAACAAATCAAGTTGCATTTGAAGCTCTAGCCAATCAATCAAACGCATGGTATGAGTCAATTTCTGGCGTTAATTTGGATGAAGAAGCTGCAAATCTTTTAAGGTTTCAGCAGTCATACTCTGCCGCAGCGCAAATCTTAACAACAGCAAGAACTGTTTTTGACACCATATTGAATGCAGCGAGGTAA
- the flgL gene encoding flagellar hook-associated protein FlgL yields MRLSNNIMYQNNLDKILENQQKVAVAQEKVSTQTRILTPSDDPAASAQALLLSERIDINNQFQKNNSYLTSKLQTEESVLQNIKTSLQRGYQLTVQAGNGALSEQDRETIAEEMKSIQATLYDLMNSKSEDGKFIFSGFQDSNQTYVFNGATGTYDYQGDQGNHEMQLAVGVTLRSSDNGIDAFENVDERLNVNTNTPTVGGGITGGSVYVKEQAQFDSFHKANYDPLVPANNNLQVTVTAGIPDTYAITLGGTPVGGGNFTNDTIKFQGMEINLAGVAPGTADFSLAPPEKKNMLNTLEELITGLTNPGLSNDAYQEYLADGMVGITNAQNQVSITQANLGGRINVAERLLGSTADININHKESKAKLVELDMAEAITELTKEETALQASQATFGRLTQLSLFDYIR; encoded by the coding sequence ATGCGTTTATCAAACAACATAATGTATCAAAACAACCTTGATAAAATTTTAGAAAATCAGCAGAAGGTTGCTGTTGCGCAAGAAAAAGTGTCAACCCAAACACGTATATTGACACCTTCTGATGATCCAGCCGCTTCTGCGCAAGCTCTGTTATTAAGTGAACGAATTGATATAAATAATCAATTTCAAAAAAATAACAGCTATTTAACGAGTAAGCTACAGACTGAAGAAAGTGTACTGCAAAATATTAAAACATCACTGCAGCGAGGTTATCAATTAACGGTGCAGGCAGGTAATGGCGCATTATCTGAACAAGATAGAGAAACCATAGCTGAGGAAATGAAGTCAATTCAGGCGACTTTATATGATTTAATGAATTCAAAATCTGAAGATGGCAAATTTATCTTTTCAGGTTTTCAAGATAGTAATCAAACTTATGTATTTAATGGGGCTACTGGTACTTATGACTATCAAGGTGACCAAGGTAACCATGAGATGCAACTTGCAGTAGGTGTAACTCTTCGTTCAAGTGATAATGGCATCGATGCATTTGAGAATGTTGATGAGCGACTAAATGTTAATACCAATACCCCAACCGTTGGCGGTGGCATTACAGGTGGGTCAGTATATGTTAAGGAACAAGCACAATTTGATTCCTTTCATAAAGCTAATTATGACCCGTTAGTGCCTGCGAATAATAACCTTCAAGTTACAGTTACTGCTGGAATACCTGATACTTATGCAATAACGTTAGGAGGTACGCCTGTAGGGGGCGGCAACTTTACAAATGATACAATTAAGTTTCAAGGCATGGAAATTAACTTAGCGGGTGTTGCGCCAGGTACCGCAGATTTCTCATTAGCACCACCAGAAAAGAAAAATATGCTAAATACTTTAGAGGAACTAATTACTGGTCTTACGAACCCTGGATTGTCAAATGATGCATATCAAGAGTATCTGGCAGATGGTATGGTTGGAATTACGAATGCCCAAAATCAAGTTTCCATTACTCAGGCGAATTTAGGCGGGCGGATTAATGTTGCAGAGCGTTTACTTGGTTCAACGGCTGATATCAATATTAACCATAAAGAATCAAAAGCGAAGCTAGTTGAACTTGATATGGCAGAAGCCATTACAGAATTAACGAAAGAGGAAACAGCTTTGCAAGCTTCGCAGGCAACTTTTGGCCGCTTAACACAGCTTTCCTTGTTTGATTACATTCGTTAA
- a CDS encoding flagellin N-terminal helical domain-containing protein translates to MALYVNTNVSSLNAQRQLMNSGNALDQSFQRLSSGLRINSAADDAAGLQISDRLQSQINGLNQGNRNANDGISLAQTAEGAMDEITGMFQRIRTLAQQASNGSNTDEDRLAIQEEIRQLSSEVNRVATDTTFGGQNLLDGTYEASFQVGADAVQTIGFSMQNVGGTAAINSLSANGGFTLSGIAGVASAVTGQRLSTLAEGASDIGGAALTTDTFAASFIATAISVSSQVNAQVTLAGVDSLIAVVDKKRAELGAVQNRFQSTIRNQSNIAENLSAAKSRIKDADFAAETAALTRNQILQQASQTILSQANQRPQAALSLLG, encoded by the coding sequence ATGGCACTTTATGTAAATACAAACGTAAGTTCATTAAATGCTCAACGTCAGTTAATGAATTCAGGTAACGCTCTAGATCAATCTTTCCAGCGTTTATCTTCAGGTCTTCGTATCAACAGCGCAGCTGACGATGCAGCAGGTCTACAAATTTCTGATCGTCTTCAATCGCAAATCAACGGCCTGAACCAAGGTAACCGTAATGCTAATGATGGTATTTCACTTGCACAAACAGCTGAAGGTGCAATGGATGAAATTACAGGTATGTTCCAGCGTATTCGTACACTGGCACAACAAGCATCAAATGGTTCAAATACTGATGAAGACCGCTTAGCTATTCAAGAAGAAATTCGTCAACTTTCTTCTGAAGTAAACCGTGTAGCTACTGATACTACCTTTGGTGGTCAAAATTTGTTAGATGGTACCTACGAAGCAAGTTTTCAAGTTGGTGCTGATGCCGTTCAAACCATTGGCTTTTCAATGCAAAATGTTGGCGGTACAGCAGCAATTAACAGTTTGAGTGCTAACGGCGGTTTTACATTGTCAGGCATCGCTGGTGTTGCAAGTGCCGTAACTGGTCAACGTTTATCTACACTAGCTGAAGGTGCTTCTGATATTGGCGGGGCAGCACTGACAACAGATACATTTGCAGCATCTTTTATTGCCACTGCAATAAGTGTTTCTAGCCAAGTTAATGCGCAAGTAACGCTTGCTGGTGTTGACTCATTGATTGCTGTTGTTGATAAAAAGCGTGCTGAATTGGGTGCAGTGCAAAACCGTTTCCAATCGACAATTCGAAACCAATCTAATATTGCTGAAAACTTGAGTGCAGCTAAATCACGAATTAAAGATGCAGACTTCGCTGCAGAAACAGCGGCGTTAACACGTAATCAGATTCTTCAACAGGCGAGCCAAACTATTTTAAGTCAGGCTAACCAGCGTCCACAGGCTGCATTAAGTCTATTAGGATAA
- a CDS encoding flagellin N-terminal helical domain-containing protein, protein MALYVNTNVSSLNAQRQLDKSGGDLDTAFKRLSSGLRINSAADDAAGLQISDRLQSQILGLNQGNRNANDGISLAQTAEGAMDEMTTMLQRMRVLSQQSANGSNTDEDRLALQEEIRQLSEEINRVATDTTFGGRNLLDGSYAASFQIGADAVQTVGFSMQNVGGTAAINSLSANGGFTLSGIAGIASAVTGQRLSTLAEGASDIAGAALTTDTFAAAFIATAISVSTQTNAQIVMAGVDSLIAVVDKKRSELGAVQNRFQSTIRNQANIAENLSAAKSRIKDADFAMETAQLTRAQILQQASQTILGQANQRPQAALSLLQG, encoded by the coding sequence ATGGCTTTATATGTAAATACAAATGTAAGCTCGCTAAATGCCCAGCGCCAACTAGATAAATCAGGCGGTGATTTAGATACGGCCTTTAAACGTTTGTCTTCTGGTTTAAGAATTAATAGTGCAGCTGATGATGCGGCTGGTCTTCAGATTTCTGACCGTCTTCAATCGCAAATTCTGGGCTTGAATCAGGGTAATCGAAACGCGAACGACGGTATTTCACTTGCGCAAACTGCCGAAGGTGCGATGGATGAAATGACAACCATGTTGCAGCGTATGCGCGTACTTTCTCAGCAGTCAGCAAATGGTTCAAATACCGACGAAGACCGATTGGCACTTCAAGAAGAAATACGTCAACTTTCTGAAGAAATCAACCGGGTGGCAACAGATACGACATTTGGTGGACGAAATCTTCTTGATGGCAGTTATGCAGCTAGTTTCCAAATAGGTGCAGATGCTGTTCAAACAGTTGGTTTTAGTATGCAAAACGTAGGTGGTACAGCAGCGATTAACAGTTTAAGTGCTAATGGCGGCTTTACCCTGTCGGGAATAGCAGGTATTGCGAGTGCAGTTACAGGGCAGCGTTTATCAACTCTTGCAGAAGGCGCATCGGATATAGCTGGTGCAGCTCTGACTACAGATACTTTTGCTGCTGCGTTTATTGCTACTGCAATTAGTGTATCAACGCAAACAAATGCTCAAATTGTGATGGCTGGTGTTGACTCATTAATTGCCGTGGTCGACAAAAAGCGCTCAGAACTAGGTGCGGTGCAAAACCGTTTCCAATCGACCATTCGTAACCAAGCGAATATTGCAGAAAATTTAAGTGCAGCAAAATCACGAATTAAAGATGCTGACTTTGCAATGGAAACTGCGCAATTAACGCGAGCACAGATATTACAACAGGCTAGCCAAACAATTCTTGGCCAGGCAAACCAAAGGCCTCAAGCTGCATTAAGTTTGCTTCAAGGCTAA
- a CDS encoding flagellin N-terminal helical domain-containing protein, with translation MALYVNTNVSSLNAQRQLSQSGTNLDTSFQRLSSGLRINGAKDDAAGMQISNRLTGQINGLNQGIRNANDGISLAQTAEGAMDEITGMFQRMRTLAQQASNGSNTDEDRLALQEEIRQLSSEVNRVAEDTTFGGQNLLDGSYDANFQVGADAVQTIGFSMQNVGGTAAINSISANGGFTLSGIAGVASAVTGQRLSTLAEGASDIGGAALTTDTFAASFIATAISVSSQVNAQVTLAGMDSLIAVVDKKRAELGAVQNRFQSSIRNQANVSENLSAARSRIRDTDFAAETAALTRNQILQQASTSILSQANQRPQVALSLLG, from the coding sequence ATGGCTTTATATGTAAATACAAATGTGAGCTCTTTAAACGCTCAAAGACAATTAAGTCAGTCAGGTACAAACCTTGATACTTCGTTCCAGCGATTGTCATCAGGTTTACGCATTAATGGTGCAAAAGATGATGCTGCTGGTATGCAGATTTCAAACCGGCTTACTGGCCAGATTAATGGCTTAAACCAAGGTATTCGAAATGCCAATGACGGTATTTCATTAGCGCAAACAGCTGAAGGTGCGATGGATGAAATTACGGGTATGTTTCAACGTATGCGTACATTGGCACAACAAGCATCAAATGGTTCAAACACTGATGAAGACCGTTTAGCACTGCAAGAAGAGATTCGCCAGCTTTCGTCTGAAGTGAATCGTGTTGCTGAAGATACGACATTTGGTGGCCAAAATCTTCTAGACGGTAGTTATGATGCAAACTTCCAAGTTGGTGCTGATGCTGTACAGACCATTGGATTCTCTATGCAGAATGTTGGTGGTACTGCTGCAATAAACAGTATTAGTGCAAATGGTGGCTTTACATTATCAGGTATCGCTGGTGTTGCAAGTGCGGTAACTGGTCAGCGTTTATCAACTCTAGCAGAAGGTGCATCAGATATTGGTGGTGCTGCGCTGACAACAGATACTTTTGCAGCGTCTTTTATCGCAACTGCAATTAGTGTTTCAAGCCAAGTAAACGCTCAAGTAACGCTTGCTGGTATGGACTCTTTGATAGCCGTTGTTGATAAAAAACGTGCAGAATTAGGTGCTGTTCAAAACCGTTTCCAATCGTCAATTCGAAATCAAGCGAATGTTTCTGAAAACTTGAGCGCTGCTCGCTCACGTATTCGTGACACAGATTTCGCTGCGGAAACTGCTGCGTTAACTCGTAATCAGATCTTACAGCAGGCAAGTACGTCAATCTTAAGCCAGGCGAATCAAAGACCACAAGTGGCCCTTTCTTTACTTGGCTAA